The window CCCAATCCTTTCCCACTCCATACAGCCGAGCTCTGAGAGCCTGGACAATAGTGCGGTTAGTCACCTCGGTCTGCACATTAGCTTGTGGGTAGGCAACCGAGGTAAAAGCCTGAGTAATCTTCATCTCTTGACACCAAGTTCTGACTTTACTCCCCTGGAATTGCCTGCCATTGTCAGATATAAGCTTCCGGGGTATCCCGAAGCGGCAGACGATATTTTTCCACAGGAATTTAAGAACTTCTTCTTCGGTGATTTTAGCCAGGGGCtctgcctctacccacttagagaaATAATCAATCCCTACTAATAGGAATTTTTTCTGAGCCCGGGCAACAGGAAAAGATCCCACAATATCCAGGCCCCACTGGTCGAAAGGGCAAGATGCCCAGATGGGCTTCATCAGGGCAGTTGGGTGGTGGTTAATGTTGCTATGCCTTTGGCATCCCTCACAGGAGCGGACCACCCGGGCGGCATCTTGATGCATAGTAGGCCACCGGAATCCAGCAAGCAAAGCCTTCCTAGCCAGGGAGGTTGCTCCAATATGATCTCCGCAGCAACCCTCATGGATCTCCCTTAGAACATAAATGGATTCATCCCCGGAGATGCACTTGAGAAGGGGACCCTGGAAAGACCGCCGGTATAGGGTGTCATTGATCACAACAAACCGAGCTGCTCTCTTTTTAATTTGACTGGCCTCCTTGACATCCTCGGGTAGATAGGATCGAGAGATGTAGTCAAGGATGGGGGTGGACCAATTATCTTCCCGGGCTTGAGGAGGTCCGGTATCCACTGAGGATATCAGGCTAGTGTGGTAAGATATACCCGGCTCCCGATAGTCAGAAAGTGAAGCTGCCATTTTAGCCAGGGCGTCGGCTTCAGTATGTTTCTCTCGGGGAATTTGCTCTATACTCCAATCCGTGAAATGAATTGATAATTCCTTGATGATGGCTAGGTATTTCACAAACTTCTCCTCCCGGGCCTCGTACCCTCCTTTTACCTGTTGGGCCACCAACTGCGAATCTGTATAAACAAGGATCCGGGTAGCTCCCACATTCCGGGTTGCTTTTATCCCAATTATAACAGCCTCATACTCTGCTTCATTATTAGAAGCCCGGAAGTCCAACCTTACTGCCAACTGTATCTTCTCCTCTGTGGGTGATATCAGCAGAATTCCCACCCCACTGCCCTCTTTGCAAGAAGCCCCATCTGCAAATACCCTCCAAATTCCACCGGCCTCGGGGACAATTGCCTCCGTGATAAAATCCGACAAGGCCTGGGCCTTAATCGCTTTCCTGGGCTGGTACTCAATGTCATATTCTCCCAATTCTACAGTCCACTTTACAAGCCTTCCCGAGACCTCGGGTTGAGTCATTATTATCCCGAGGGGTGTGTTAGTCAACATGGTGATGGGATGGGACAAGAAGTACGGGCGAAGTCTTCGTGCTGTGATCACCAAGGCAAGGGCCACCTTCTCTACCTCTGTGTACCTGATCTCGGGCCCTTTGAGCGCATGACTCACATAATAGACCGGATTTTGGTCGGTGCCTTCTTCTCGGACCAGCACAGAGCTGACAGCATATTCGGTGGCAGAAAGGTATACCCAAAGCTTCTCCCCAGGCCCGGGCTTCTCAAGGACAGGGAGCCCGGCTAGATGATTCTTCAATTCGCCGAAAGATTTTTCACATTTCTCATCCCATCCAAATTCTTTGGCCCTCCTCAGTGCTTGAAAGAAAGGGTAGCTCTGGTGGGCCGATCGGGAGATGAACCGGGACAGGGCGGCGATTCTCCCCGTAAGTCTTTGCACATCCCTGACTGATTTTGGGGATGCCATTTCTGTGATAGACTTGACTTTCTCCGGATTGACTTCAATTCCTCTCTCGGTGACCATGAACCCGAGGAACTTGCCACTCTTGACTCCAAATGTGCATTTGGCGGGGTTCAGCTTCACCCCAAACTCCCGAAGAGTAGCGAAGGTCTCCTCGAGGTCTAGGATGAACTCGGTGTGTGCCCGGGATTTTATCAAGATATCATCCACGTAAACTTCGATATTCCGCCCGGCCTGCTTGGCGAATATCATGTCCATCAATCTCTGGTATGTGGCCCCGGCATTCTTTAAACCGAAGGGCATGACCACATAACAAAAAGTCCCCCCTGAGGTAATGAAGCTGACCTTCTCTTGGTCTTCCCGGGCCAGGGGAATTTGATGGTATCCCTGGTACGCATCCATGAAACATATTAGCTCATACCCTGATGTCGAGTCCACCAGTTGATCAATCCGGGGCAAGGGGTAGCAATCTTTTGGGCACGCTTTATTTAGATCCCTGAAGTCCACACACATTCGCCACTTGCCTGCTGATTTGGGAACCAAGACTACGTTGGAGAGCCAGGTTGGAAACTGAACTTCTCGGATCTGCCCAGCTTTCAATAATTCTCCCACGTGGTCGGCAATCACTTTATCCTTTTCAGGACCAAAGTGTCTTTTTCTCTGCTTTACTGCCCGGGAGCCAGGGATGACGTTTAAGCGGTGTTCCGCCACGTGGGGGGAGATCCCCATCAAATCTGATGACGACCATGCGAAGATGTCCGCATTCTTCTCCAGGCACTGTAGCAATTGAACCCGGGTAACTGGCTCAAGATCCCGGGCTATCTTGGTTGTCTTCATGGGTTGCCCGGGCCAAATGTTTACTTCTTCCTGCTCCTCTCCCTCCACCATGTGCACTAGTTGAATAGAATGCACCTCCTCCTTCCCGGGCCTCCTGTCTTCACCACTCCTTCGGGCTCTTTTATTTTCCACCTTGACAGTTTCCGCATAGCATTTGCGTGAGGATGGCTGGTCCCCCCTTACCTCTCCAATTTTGTTTCCCACCAGGAATTTTAATTTCTGGTGGTAAGCCGAGGCCACGGCCCGAAGGGCGTTCATAGCCGGCCTGCCCAAGATGATATTATAAGAGGTAGGGGCATTCACCACTGTGAAAACTGTCATCACCGTCTTTCTGAGCTCCTAGGCTCCTATTGTGAGGGGCAGGGTGATTTCCCCCCGGGGATAGACAGTATGGCCAGCGAATCCGAACAACGCCGTTTCTACTGGCTGCAACCGGTAATCTTCCAAGTTCATCTGATCCAAGGCCTCCTGGATAATAACGTTCACCGAGCTCCCAGAATCAACGAAGACCCGGCGAATGTCATAATTTGCCACCTTTGCTTGGATGACTAAGGCATCGTTGTATGGGAGACTGATTCCTTGAAGATCCCGAGGGCCAAAACTTATAACCGGCCCTTCACCCTTTACTGCATCATCTACTCCGAAACTCTCATGCCGAGAGTGTGCTTTCCTGGCCCGGTTGGAATCTCCATCCGTCGATCCTCTCGAGATCATTTTAATCACCCCGAGTGTCGGTGACCTTCCTCTGTCTTTATTTTCCCGACTTTCAGGTGTTTGACCGGCGTTATCTTTCCTCTCTTGTCTGACCGGGCCTTTGTCCCCCGGCCTGTACCCTGCATCTTTATTTACCCACGGGGGTCCCCGGGGCTTCTTTGTTAACTGTGCCTGCTCACCGGGGCCCGACTGGGAAGGGGTCCGTTTCAGTCTTCGGCACTCACTTGTGCTATGAGCACATTCTCCATGATAGGAGCACATCTTGGGAGTGTGTGGCAGGCTTGGAGGTGACCGATATAATTTGGGTCCCTGATCACCGTTGCAAAGATGGACTCCTTCACCCCGGTGCGGCTTCATGGGGGCATATCTAGAGAAACGCCCGAGATTATTTCCCCGGGCGTTCTCCTCAACTTTCCCGACTCGGTCATTTCTTTCTCTGCGGGTGGACTCCTTCTTCTGCCGCTGTGCTTCCTCCATGTTTATGTACTTTTCTGCTCGGGACAGCAGATCCTCAAAATTCCCGGGCTGCTTCTTCACCAAGGACCTGAAAAAATCCCCTTCCTTGAGTCCCTGCGTGAACGCTGTAGTTTTGGTTTCAGGAGCACAAGCCGGCACCTCCAGGGATGCTTTATTAAACCGGCGAATGTACGCCCGAAGAGACTCATCACCTGACTGCTTTACCTCGAACAGGCTAAAACAGTCTTCTTGTATCTCTTGCTGCTGCTAAAGTGGTGCAAGAAAGTGTCTCTGAAACCTGCAAAAAGATTGTATGCTCCGGGGTTTCAACTTCTCGAACCACCTCTGGGCAGAGTCCACTAGGGTGGTGAGGAACACCTTGCacttgattttgtcagaataGCAATGTAACATGGCCATATTCTCAAACCGGGTGAGATGCTCATCAGGGTCTGAGTTTCCATCATACTCCCGTATTTTGGTAGCTTTGAAATGAGCAGGGAGGGGCTCACTTACAATCTCCAGGGAGAAAGGGCATCTGTGGGAAGCAGCCGGGGTTGAAACCTGAGATGACCCGGCTTTAGCTTCCAACTCTTTCACTTTCTTCTTCAAATCTTCTAGCTCCTGGGCCATAGCAAGGGTAGGAGCTTTGGAAAACGCCTGGAAATTCTCTTCTCTGTCTCTCTCTTTCTCGGGAGAAGATTCTCCCATTGCCTCATTTTCCTTTGACTGGCTGGGTTCAGGTAGGCCCCTTTCTGCGAGGGCTTTTTGGACCGCAGCAGCTATCAACTGAGCCAACTCCTCTGGGAGGTGACTGGGCGATGGATTTTCTTGACCTCCTTCTGGATTTTGAGGACCAGAGTGGTTCCCCGTAGTTTTACGAGTGGtaaccatatctacgtctttAGCTAaagttcccacagacggcgccaatgatgtcgACCGGGCAAATTGGGTAGTAGCTGTGTGTGCAATCTGCCAAGTCGGGTGTTTGGATATGTGTGCGATTCGAATGCTCTATTGCGAGTTGCTGATGATCTGGGAAGGCTGAGTTCCCTGTCGCCTGAGGACTAATGCCCAGGGTAACCTGAGTATTAATCCTGAAATTACAGAACGTTAAGGGGGCGCCGGAAGTTATTCCGGCGtatccactccgacgctcaagtcagtgatacacgcaaaggaaaacttagagagaaaataagaatatttgtgAGTGCTTGTGAGTATCCAGAGAAGAGTTACCTTTGTGTAGTACCTACAGGGGGTATTTATAGATGAGGCAGGTAGATAACTTGCCCGCGAAGTTCGGATGGTGGTCCATGATTTGGGGTCATGGGCCACGTTGCAAAGTAGTGGGCCACGTACTAAGAGCTGACCTGGTCATGGAACATGGGATAAGGGGCTCCGCGATGTCCGGAAGACGTGGTGATCAGGGAGAGAATGTGTCCCTATCTCGGGTGTTTCCCACCCGGGTGTCTCTGAGGTACTTCTCGGGCCGGGAAGTTTTTACTCCGGGTGCTGGCTGATTACTCCCCGGGCGTTTTAAGATCCGGAATCCTTTTTTCACACCGGGTCGCTGAAGGTAATTGTACTTCGATATCTTTTCCCCGTTCTGATCTTGCCCGAGTTCGAGAACCTTCCGGGTCAGGGTCTATACCCGGGCCCGGGTTCCCTTGGGGGCATCAAtcctatttctttaaattaacttataccttgacttaaattaaatttaggaatattttacttattattaatcttatttctaatttccaaactccggtccgtcctcgcgtatttaactgaaaagataaaactaaacttttgcatttaaaataaatagttatgacttgtcaaatatcaaaatgaattagacccttcatatatatatatatatataaatatataaatcatttttaaatttaaatactaataattatgcatggcttatacgtagtctgattttcgggtcgttACACTATGTTTGTTGTACATGTTTGGGTACTCAAAAATCAATATTAATGTAAGATCTGAAACATTTAACACTCAAGTATCATATAtcgatatcatattttcaatataTTGTTCCGAATTTTCATTTGGAAAAAAGTATGTCATTAATGCCAAAATTTGTTATAGATGTTTGCATACTCAGAAAGCATATATTAGTATCAGATCTGAAACATTGAGtacttaaatattatatattaatagtaTTTTTCAAGGTTTTTTGTCGAATTTTTATCCGAAAAACATGTTATTAATATCAAAATTTGTTGTACATGTTTGAATATTCAAAAATCATGTATTATAGAAGTTTTTCAAGGGTCTAAACACACATTTAATTATTGGGTGGaagtttattaaaatattttatattaaaattaatttatctcGTTATAAtgagaagttttaaaatttatataaaattaataataataaaaaagaaaatttttgtacAAAATGCACAAAATCCGAAAAAAATAGTGGAATAAAAATTATGAAGAAatgcaaaatattttttaaaaataaatatttgtcaTAAAATATGTTCGTAATTTTAtgaaagtaattcaaaaatattaaaatttatatataaatgcaattcaatatttaaaacaaaattccaaatatttataaaaaattgatGGTAATTGTGGAATATCACAGGTTTTTAGAGgataaaatttcagatcatatttttaaatcattaaCAAAAAATCGAAGGAAAAAACAACTCAATCTAACTTTTAACCTCCTCTTAGAAAGTACAAAAGTTGAAGTTCAAGCAGAAGCAAATGCTAACCTCCTATATGTGCAAGAGTGAGCTATTGCCCGGAAAACTTTGCCAAAAtagtgattatatatatatatatatatatatatatatatatatatatatatatatatatatatatatatataatcactaTTTTGGCAAAGTTTTCCGGGCAATAGCTCACTCttgcactatatatatatatatatatatatatatatatatatatatatatatatttttagtgaATAATTCACTTGGCTACAACTATTCTAGTATTAGCCGATATAGCTCTTGTTGTATTTCCTTACGAACATTATTCAAAATCTCCTTTTTTTcaatcctcctatcaagtccacaaCTAAAtcatttgttcctcttctaaattgcactagaaatttaaAAGTGTTTTTCG is drawn from Primulina eburnea isolate SZY01 chromosome 10, ASM2296580v1, whole genome shotgun sequence and contains these coding sequences:
- the LOC140842962 gene encoding uncharacterized protein, which translates into the protein MVTTRKTTGNHSGPQNPEGGQENPSPSHLPEELAQLIAAAVQKALAERGLPEPSQSKENEAMGESSPEKERDREENFQAFSKAPTLAMAQELEDLKKKVKELEAKAGSSQVSTPAASHRCPFSLEIVSEPLPAHFKATKIREYDGNSDPDEHLTRFENMAMLHCYSDKIKCKQQQEIQEDCFSLFEVKQSGDESLRAYIRRFNKASLEVPACAPETKTTAFTQGLKEGDFFRSLVKKQPGNFEDLLSRAEKYINMEEAQRQKKESTRRERNDRVGKVEENARGNNLGRFSRYAPMKPHRGEGVHLCNGDQGPKLYRSPPSLPHTPKMCSYHGECAHSTSECRRLKRTPSQSGPGEQAQLTKKPRGPPWVNKDAGYRPGDKGPVRQERKDNAGQTPESRENKDRGRSPTLGVIKMISRGSTDGDSNRARKAHSRHESFGVDDAVKGEGPVISFGPRDLQGISLPYNDALVIQAKVANYDIRRVFVDSGSSVNVIIQEALDQMNLEDYRLQPVETALFGFAGHTVYPRGEITLPLTIGA